The genomic segment GGATACTGCAATTTTAAAAAGAATCCTGATGACCCCGAAGCCATTATCCTTAAAAATAAGGACGAAATACTGGAAAGTCTAAAAGAGGCTGAAAGGTTCGGGTGCAAGGAAGCCCTTTTCACTTTTGGAGAAGATGCAGATGAAGAAATGGCCGTTCAGCTAAAACTTAAGGAATACGGCTATGAAAAAATGATTGACTATGTTGTTGACATCTGTCAGATGACACTGGATGAAACATCCCTGCTGCCACATACAAATGGTGGAAACTATTCATTTGATGACCTGAAAAGATTAAAGGAAGTCAATGCCTCAATGGGATTGATGCTTGAAAACTCATCATCAAGACTGATGGAACTGCCGGCACACAACAAGAGTCCCGGAAAAAATCCGATTTTAAGACTTAAAACAATAGAAAATGCAGGAAAGCTTAAGATTCCATACACCACCGGAATTCTGATTGGAATTGGTGAGACAAAAGAGGAAATTGCAGAATCACTTCTTGCCATCCGTGACCTGTATGATTCATATGGGCACATTCAGGAAGTCATCATTCAAAATTTCACACCAATACCTGGCATTGAAATGCAGGACTGGCCAGAACCTAGTTTTCTGGATATGATAAGGACAGTGATTGCAGGAACCCTGCTCTTTAAGGATACTGATGTAAGCATTCAGGTCCCTCCAAACCTAAACAACGATACCGCCCAAATATTTCTTCTCTGTGGTGCCGACGATTGGGGCGGAGTATCACCAGTCAGTCCAGATTATGTAAACATCACATCCCCTTGGCCGGGAATTAATGAGCTTCAGAAATTAACTGAAGATGCAGGTTTCAAGCTGATTGAAAGATTATGCGTTTATGACAAATACATCAACAGCGAATGGCTTAATGATAACCTTATAGAACATATATCTAATATATCCGGGCATCAATAACCACATGCCAAACGCCCGGAGAGTATTTTTTAATTCTATTTATTTTTAAAAGTTCAACATCACGATTTTGTGCAACGGACTTGATTCTCTCGAGGGGTCTTGTGTCGATTAGTTTTTCGGGAACGGTTTCATGATAATGCAGAATTCCACCCTCGTTGAGACTGTCTATGGCGACCTTGAGATAATGGTGAGTGGTTTTGACATAACCCATCAGTATACGGTCTGCACGATACTTGGGAGTTTCAATCATGCAGTCCCCTAAAACCGGAGTTATATTATCCAACTTGTTTAACCTGATATTTTCACAAAGGTAATGGTAGGAATTAGGATTAATCTCGATTGAGATAACCTCTGAGGCATTGGCATGAACACCTATAGGTATGGAAAAATAGCCGATGCCTGCAAACATGTCAATTACCCTTTCACCATCCCGAACAAGTTTTGCTATTCTTAAGCGTTCATTGTTGTTGCCCTTTGACCACATTACCTTGGCCAAATCAAGTTTGAAAAGGCATCCGTTTTCCTTGTTTACAGTTTCGGTTTCCTCACCATATAGAATTTTATAAACAGGTTCCCTTTTGGTTCCCTGAATATGGTCAATCTTCATTATGGTTTTAACATTATGCTTTCTTGACATGCCTTCAAAATCCGTATCCTGACAATTATTATCAATTATTAGAATATCCCCAATTTTTTTATATTTCATAACACACCTATAAGAAAAGTTTATATATGCCAATATCTAATATTACTATTGTTAGTTAATACTAATTATTGATTCTGATTTTAAATAAAATTAATCTACTAGATTAGTTTATATTTTGTTAAATTAACCTATGAGTAGTTGAAATAAGATATTTTAAATACTTATATGAGGTGTATTTAAATGGATGATAAAATACTAGAAGGTACAACCACCGTCGGAATTACTTGTGAAGATGGAGTTGTATTTGCAAGCGAAAGAAGAGCTAGTATGGGAAACCTTGTAGCTCATAAAGTTGCAGAAAAAATATTTAAAATTAATGATCATATTGTAACAACCATAGCTGGTTCTGTTGGAGATGCTCAAAGTTTAATGAAAGTTATCGAAGCGGAAGTTTCCTTATACGAAATGAGAAACAACGATAAAATCAGCGTCAAAGCGGCTGCTTCATTAACTGCAAACATCCTACGTTCCGGACCAATGTATGTTCAAACATTACTTGGTGGAATGGACGGAGACAAACCATCTCTATACTCACTCGACCCAGCAGGTGGTATGATTGAAGATACTTACATCTCAACCGGATCAGGTTCCATCGTTGCATACGGTGTTCTTGAAGACAGATTTAGAGATGACTTAACAACTGACGAAGGACTTGAAATAGCCATAAGAGCTATTAGAGCCGCAGCTGAACGTGACACTTACTCCGGTAACGGATATTTAGTCGCAAAGGTTACTAAAGACGGCTTTGAAATGTTAGATAATGAAAAAATTAATGAGATTCTTGGAAAAATATAAGTAAGCTAATTTTTCATAACTAACTATTTTTTTATATAACCGTGTAGATAGTTTATGAAGATTAACTAATTTACAAGCTTAAACAGCTTTCATAAACTATATTCCTACACAAACTTTTTTTGAAGGGATTATATGACTTCAGATATTTTAGAGGATGTTAAAAAAGAGATTTTAGGCAAGCTACCAGATGAAATTCAGGTTTCAAAAGTAGAATTTGAAGGGCCTGAAGTGGTGGTTTACACAAAAAATCCGGAAATTATTACTGAAAACGGTGATTTAATAAGATCACTTGCAAAAGAACTTAGAAAAAGAATAATTATCAGATCTGACAAAAGTGCTTTACTTGAACCAGAACCAACAATTAATAAAATTCACGAAATTGTTCCGGAAGGAGCTGAAATTACTGATATTTACTTTGATACCGTAACTGGTGAGGTTGTCATAACCGCCAAAAAGCCAGGACTCGTTATTGGAAAATACGGTGTTACCTCAAGAAATATCGTCAAAAATACTGGTTGGGCACCAAAAATCTTAAGAACTCCACCTATCAGTTCAGACATTATTGGAAAAATTAGAACTATTCAAAAGAATAGCAGCAAAGATAGGAAAAAATTATTACAACGTCTCGGACGTCAAATCCACCAGGGAAGCAAATACCCTAATGACTGGGCAAGAGTTACTTCAATGGGAGGATTCAAGGAAGTAGGACGTTCATCAATGTTGTTGCAAACCCCTAACAGTCGTGTATTATTAGACTGTGGTGTTAACGTTGCTGCATCAGACAATAAAAATGCATTCCCTTATTTGAATGCTCCAGAATTTTCAATCGAAGAATTGGATGCAGTCATTATTTCTCACGCTCACTTAGATCATTGCGGATTTGTACCTTACCTTTTCCATTACGGATATGATGGACCGGTTTACTGTACAACTCCAACCAGGGATTTAACAACCCTATTGCAGTTTGACCACTTGGATATTGCTCATCGTGAAGGAAATCCTTTACCATTTACATCCAAACACGTTAAACAGGCAATCAAAAATACCATCACACTTGATTACGGTGAAGTAACAGACATCTCACCGGACATCAGATTAACCTTACACAATGCAGGACACATCCTAGGTTCAGCAATCTCCCACATGCACATTGGAGACGGAGCCCACAATTTAGTATATACCGGAGACTTCAAATATGAACCGTCAAGATTACTTGAACCTGCAACAATTCGTTTCCCACGTGCAGAAACCGTGATTATGGAAAGTACCTACGGTGGA from the uncultured Methanobrevibacter sp. genome contains:
- a CDS encoding class I SAM-dependent methyltransferase family protein, encoding MKYKKIGDILIIDNNCQDTDFEGMSRKHNVKTIMKIDHIQGTKREPVYKILYGEETETVNKENGCLFKLDLAKVMWSKGNNNERLRIAKLVRDGERVIDMFAGIGYFSIPIGVHANASEVISIEINPNSYHYLCENIRLNKLDNITPVLGDCMIETPKYRADRILMGYVKTTHHYLKVAIDSLNEGGILHYHETVPEKLIDTRPLERIKSVAQNRDVELLKINRIKKYSPGVWHVVIDARIY
- the psmB gene encoding archaeal proteasome endopeptidase complex subunit beta → MDDKILEGTTTVGITCEDGVVFASERRASMGNLVAHKVAEKIFKINDHIVTTIAGSVGDAQSLMKVIEAEVSLYEMRNNDKISVKAAASLTANILRSGPMYVQTLLGGMDGDKPSLYSLDPAGGMIEDTYISTGSGSIVAYGVLEDRFRDDLTTDEGLEIAIRAIRAAAERDTYSGNGYLVAKVTKDGFEMLDNEKINEILGKI
- a CDS encoding beta-CASP ribonuclease aCPSF1 is translated as MTSDILEDVKKEILGKLPDEIQVSKVEFEGPEVVVYTKNPEIITENGDLIRSLAKELRKRIIIRSDKSALLEPEPTINKIHEIVPEGAEITDIYFDTVTGEVVITAKKPGLVIGKYGVTSRNIVKNTGWAPKILRTPPISSDIIGKIRTIQKNSSKDRKKLLQRLGRQIHQGSKYPNDWARVTSMGGFKEVGRSSMLLQTPNSRVLLDCGVNVAASDNKNAFPYLNAPEFSIEELDAVIISHAHLDHCGFVPYLFHYGYDGPVYCTTPTRDLTTLLQFDHLDIAHREGNPLPFTSKHVKQAIKNTITLDYGEVTDISPDIRLTLHNAGHILGSAISHMHIGDGAHNLVYTGDFKYEPSRLLEPATIRFPRAETVIMESTYGGKEDVQPSRNNAEKEMMKTIYKTLKRGGKVLVPVFAVGRAQELMVVLEEYMRHGMIEEVPIYIDGMIWEATAIHTARPEYLSKDLRDQIFHMGRNPFISEMFEKVQNHDQRKDIVESKQPAIILSTSGMLTGGNSVEYFKWLCEDERNTIIFVGYQSEGSMGRRVQKGWKEIPLEDDDGRTKQFHVKMQVKTINGFSGHSNRRQLMEYVKRLNPRPEKVITCHGDPYKAVDLASSIHRSYKIETKTPINLDCVRIH
- the cofG gene encoding 7,8-didemethyl-8-hydroxy-5-deazariboflavin synthase subunit CofG; the encoded protein is MTSKLTKEDILKVLTAQDSEIISYMAETVKYRENHLITYSKNIFIPLTEICRNDCGYCNFKKNPDDPEAIILKNKDEILESLKEAERFGCKEALFTFGEDADEEMAVQLKLKEYGYEKMIDYVVDICQMTLDETSLLPHTNGGNYSFDDLKRLKEVNASMGLMLENSSSRLMELPAHNKSPGKNPILRLKTIENAGKLKIPYTTGILIGIGETKEEIAESLLAIRDLYDSYGHIQEVIIQNFTPIPGIEMQDWPEPSFLDMIRTVIAGTLLFKDTDVSIQVPPNLNNDTAQIFLLCGADDWGGVSPVSPDYVNITSPWPGINELQKLTEDAGFKLIERLCVYDKYINSEWLNDNLIEHISNISGHQ